The following coding sequences lie in one Liolophura sinensis isolate JHLJ2023 chromosome 4, CUHK_Ljap_v2, whole genome shotgun sequence genomic window:
- the LOC135464706 gene encoding protein CASC3-like yields MADRRRPVPARESECESEGNPNEDLSEYESANEESKDGELGEGEEEEDDDSEETDSEEGETSDDDDDEDGEYSEDVVVEGEYEDGWVEEERQSGDGQEQPEASTDDLDDDEDKKNPAYVPRKGAFYEHDLRIDESGELKEERPKKKLWKDDGKWLHDRYSETQQAPKSREELIALYGYDIRAHDKPPDRAPRMNRRREGNPRDRKRLGDFISDRPRQKTDTPPRYSNNRNRESHDNEDDRSQYDNNRSQYDNNSQRNSSYQNRKNSYNEERRGQSYQNLKDKGPRDYHAERYDQQKSYDYREGRQDNRARQEQHGQQDVRYQNRSELRQYEDSNRRSHDNDYREPKGRSDRDHKGPPDHDHRGPGERDHRGPGERDHRGPSERDHRGPSDRDYRGPARNQGGKGPRLQRGGHNNSAEMRNSNRGNNGDVRNSRPNFSERGSDSQGRQYTNSGYQGSRGADNSAEVKTDEPDTTETIQINVVNKNALIDKKSYSRERRGKFVGRTRLQENTGFSMDQSLAKDDRGLPPRQAPPSQVNPRDQKSAHSPNLPTSPTAASPHQEQKPFPPQPIIKQEAGQNRPKRYSSQRQRSLPEPQYPEQAASPVENQGYFNQGFRPQAPIFRPEQPGPAAPRPRQEAPFPPTAMLPPQLHYPVPVSSAGLSSPPRLFAGGPPVSLAAGQQLIASPYMPTGMMYGAPPPYRMPAPVPVQNFPTPPPVTVQVPQPVQLQPTQPSPAEVYRGGTTYYAPQLQQSNPNRSPVRRPKLAIPIVRPEETQGDNLSPSYYQGEQDSGEYLIMDDDPAYPTMHQEHHYEDTDMVPYPVKSDGHDAKPSPHGNSRIVDNSSYPSMPEEPPPESKSRPMHPTVPLESIQQTGASAGDTQSNVKLEPVTKEESAPVESSYPDIAAGGDNQRSGQKVSGGESDTREVSLDSMSAAVKEIEHETEKGLDIESSVNVENVSSDSAEPEGKLVVKSETT; encoded by the exons ATGGCGGACAGACGTCGACCCGTGCCAGCTAGGGAGTCGGAATGT GAAAGTGAAGGAAATCCTAATgaag aTTTGTCTGAATATGAAAGTGCCAATGAAGAAAGTAAAGATGGAGAG CTCGGAGAAGGTGAGGAAGAAGAAGACGACGACAGCGAAGAGACGGACAGTGAAGAAGGGGAGACAAGcgatgacgacgatgatgaaGACGGAGAGTACAGTGAGGATGTGGTAGTGGAGGGGGAATACGAGGATGGCTGGGTAGAGGAGGAGAGACAGAGTGGGGATGGACAG gAACAGCCAGAAGCTAGTACAGATGACCTGGACGATGATGAAGATAAGAAAAACCCTGCCTATGTACCCAGAAAAGGAGCATTCTACGAACATGACTTGCGAATAGATGAGTCTGGGGAACTTAAAGAAGAaag ACCCAAGAAGAAACTATGGAAGGATGATGGGAAATGGTTACATGATCGTTACAGCGAGACTCAGCAGGCACCGAAATCTCGCGAGGAACTGATCGCCCTGTACGGTTATGACATCCGAGCTCACGACAAACCTCCAGACCGAGCACCCAGGATGAACAGGAGACG AGAGGGCAACCCTCGTGATAGGAAACGACTCGGAGATTTCATCTCTGACCGACCCCGACAGAAAACTGACACTCCTCCGAGATACTCCAACAATCGTAACCGGGAGTCCCACGACAACGAAGATGACCGGTCTCAGTATGACAACAACCGATCGCAGTATGACAACAACAGCCAGAGGAATTCCTCCTACCAGAATAGGAAGAATTCGTACAATGAGGAAAGACGCGGCCAGAGCTATCAGAACCTGAAGGACAAGGGTCCCAGAGATTACCATGCTGAGAG gtaTGATCAGCAGAAATCGTACGACTATCGAGAAGGTAGACAAGACAACAGGGCGCGCCAGGAGCAACATGGTCAGCAAGATGTCCGTTATCAGAACAGATCTGAGTTGCGACAGTATGAAGATTCTAATAGGAGGTCACACGATAATGATTATCGTGAACCTAAAGGACGCTCTGATCGTGATCATAAGGGGCCGCCCGATCATGACCATAGGGGGCCTGGTGAACGTGACCATAGGGGACCTGGTGAGCGTGATCATAGGGGGCCTAGTGAGCGTGATCATAGGGGGCCATCTGATCGAGACTACAGAGGGCCTGCAAGAAATCAAGGTGGTAAGGGGCCACGGTTACAGCGTGGAGGTCACAACAATTCCGCAGAAATGCGCAACAGTAACAGAGGAAATAATGGTGACGTGCGAAACAGCAGGCCAAACTTTTCAGAGCGTGGTAGTGACTCACAAGGTAGACAGTATACAAATTCTGGGTATCAAGGGTCCAGAGGGGCAGATAACTCTGCCGAGGTGAAGACAGATGAACCGGACACCACGGAAACCATTCAGATCAACGTCGTGAACAAAAATGCTCTGATCGACAAAAAATCGTACTCTCGAGAGCGGCGAGGGAAGTTTGTCGGACGAACACGGTTGCAGGAGAACACTGGCTTCAGCATGGACCAGTCATTAGCTAAAGATGACAGAG GACTGCCTCCACGACAAGCTCCACCCAGCCAGGTCAACCCTAGAGATCAAAAGTCAGCACACTCCCCTAACCTGCCCACATCCCCTACAGCAGCTTCACCCCACCAGGAGCAGAAACCCTTCCCACCCCAACCTATCATTAAACAGGAGGCTGGCCAGAATCGTCCCAAGAGGTACTCAAGTCAGAGGCAGCGCAGTTTGCCCGAGCCCCAGTATCCGGAACAAGCGGCGTCTCCTGTTGAAAACCAGGGCTACTTTAATCAAG GTTTCCGCCCCCAGGCTCCTATCTTCAGACCAGAACAGCCAGGTCCCGCTGCACCCCGACCCCGACAGGAAGCACCCTTCCCCCCTACAGCTATGCTACCCCCACAACTCCATTACCCAGTGCCTG TGTCTTCAGCAGGACTGTCTAGTCCACCACGCCTCTTTGCTGGGGGTCCCCCTGTGTCTCTAGCGGCGGGGCAGCAGCTTATTGCGTCACCCTACATGCCCACAGGGATGATGTACGGTGCCCCACCACCCTACAGGATGCCCGCCCCAGTACCTGTACAGAACttccccacccctcccccagTCACGGTGCAGGTGCCACAACCGGTCCAG ctACAGCCAACACAACCCTCCCCAGCAGAGGTGTACCGAGGGGGGACCACGTACTATGCCCCACAGCTGCAACAGTCAAACCCTAACAGATCCCCAGTGCGGCGCCCCAAGCTAGCTATTCCTATCGTCAGACCAGAG GAAACTCAAGGAGATAATTTAAGTCCGAGCTACTACCAAGGAGAGCAAGATTCTGGAGAATATCTTATCATGGACGACGATCCTGCATATCCCACAATGCATCAGGAGCATCACTATGAAGACACAGACATGGTGCCCTATCCAGTTAAATCTGATGGACATGATGCTAAGCCATCTCCGCATGGCAATTCTAGGATAGTTGATAATTCTAGCTATCCCTCAATGCCTGAGGAACCTCCACCAGAAAGCAAAAGTCGGCCAATGCATCCCACAGTGCCGCTGGAGTCGATACAACAGACTGGTGCCTCGGCTGGTGACACGCAATCGAACGTTAAACTAGAACCTGTCACTAAAGAAGAAAGTGCACCTGTTGAGAGTTCCTATCCTGACATAGCAGCAGGGGGAGATAACCAGCGTAGTGGACAGAAGGTCAGTGGTGGAGAAAGTGATACAAGGGAAGTAAGCCTGGATTCCATGAGTGCTGCTGTGAAGGAGATTGAACATGAAACTGAAAAGGGACTTGACATAGAATCATCTGTGAATGTAGAAAATGTGTCTTCAGACAGTGCAGAGCCTGAAGGTAAATTAGTAGTGAAAAGTGAAACCACATAG